One part of the Dyadobacter sp. 676 genome encodes these proteins:
- a CDS encoding AraC family transcriptional regulator, giving the protein MEGSLRILKNVIYTACEKGASLVKLCEALGIRPHDISDSERRIEGVAPLIDFWTEAVTQTGDTALGLHAGTGSNPSTFGLLGYLMQSCPTLKDACAAVIQYQQTVSGWVSYAFNIGKTCELIFFPNPEWWQVSPVTARQPVELAMSGGLSYIRIFTGRRIQPLRAELSYSEPGLKAEYERVWGCPVHFGKSQNKLVFDAGFADTPLISHNESLHLSFSKILEEKIAELEKAGKFSDQLRKTIITDFHGKVPALEVIAAQMNMSERSLQRKLQQEGESYRSISARIRQELAINLLKNSDAKVLAISELLGYTEPSAFHRAFKNWTRTSPAKQKVKFGKRAVNSGS; this is encoded by the coding sequence ATGGAAGGAAGTCTGCGAATTTTAAAGAATGTGATCTACACAGCCTGTGAAAAAGGCGCCAGTCTGGTTAAATTATGCGAGGCGCTGGGTATTCGTCCTCACGATATCAGCGACTCGGAGCGGCGTATCGAAGGTGTAGCGCCGTTGATCGACTTCTGGACGGAGGCCGTTACACAAACCGGCGACACCGCGCTGGGCCTGCACGCGGGCACGGGCAGTAATCCGTCGACATTCGGGTTGCTGGGATATCTGATGCAAAGCTGCCCGACACTCAAAGATGCCTGCGCGGCGGTGATCCAGTATCAGCAGACCGTTTCCGGGTGGGTTTCTTATGCATTTAATATAGGAAAGACATGCGAACTGATCTTTTTTCCCAATCCCGAATGGTGGCAGGTATCGCCCGTTACGGCCCGGCAACCGGTGGAACTGGCCATGAGCGGCGGACTCAGTTACATCCGTATCTTTACGGGGCGGCGCATTCAACCTCTCAGGGCGGAATTGAGCTACTCGGAGCCGGGTTTGAAAGCCGAGTACGAACGCGTATGGGGCTGCCCGGTCCACTTCGGCAAATCGCAGAACAAGCTGGTATTCGACGCCGGGTTCGCCGACACACCGCTGATCAGCCATAACGAGTCGCTCCATTTGTCGTTCTCGAAAATCCTGGAAGAAAAAATAGCCGAACTCGAAAAAGCCGGCAAATTCAGCGATCAGCTGCGCAAAACGATCATTACCGATTTCCATGGCAAAGTACCTGCATTGGAAGTCATTGCGGCACAGATGAATATGAGCGAGCGATCGTTACAGCGTAAATTACAGCAGGAGGGCGAAAGTTACCGGTCGATCAGCGCCCGCATACGACAGGAACTGGCGATCAACCTGCTGAAAAATTCGGACGCGAAAGTCCTGGCTATCTCGGAGCTCCTCGGCTACACCGAACCAAGCGCCTTTCACCGTGCATTCAAGAACTGGACCCGGACGAGCCCTGCCAAACAGAAAGTCAAGTTTGGGAAAAGGGCTGTCAATTCAGGTTCCTGA
- a CDS encoding helix-turn-helix domain-containing protein, giving the protein MTSQYLDIETISGLHDYVGAPRPKHPLISLIDNTRFYAQCPRALTAFRFGFYTISCKRIHGVLKYGKGHYDFSEGSLMFTAPWQVITGNIDEGGVEEGWALFIHPDLLNATELGKKMHRYSFFNYDVNEALHISDDEKEVIRDCVAKIEREYSQNIDKHTLRLITGNIELLLNYCDRFYDRQFYTRAMVSNDVVQHFERLLNGYFEDTLIDKGLPTVKYFASELSLSPNYLSDLLNRFTGKTTQEHIHLRMIDKAKSLLWGTERSISEIAYELGFEHPSHFTKIFKTKTGKSPSAFRNLN; this is encoded by the coding sequence ATGACCAGCCAGTATCTCGACATCGAGACTATCAGCGGCCTGCACGACTATGTAGGCGCACCCAGGCCGAAGCATCCGCTCATCAGTCTGATCGACAACACCCGATTTTACGCGCAATGCCCGCGGGCGCTTACAGCTTTCCGGTTTGGCTTCTATACGATTTCCTGCAAGCGTATTCACGGGGTGTTGAAATACGGCAAGGGGCATTACGATTTCAGCGAGGGCTCGCTAATGTTCACCGCACCCTGGCAGGTCATTACCGGCAATATAGACGAGGGCGGAGTGGAAGAGGGGTGGGCGTTATTTATCCACCCCGATCTCCTGAATGCGACCGAACTCGGAAAAAAGATGCATCGATATTCATTCTTCAATTACGATGTTAATGAAGCCCTGCACATTTCCGATGACGAGAAGGAAGTGATCCGGGATTGTGTAGCGAAGATCGAGCGGGAATACTCTCAGAATATCGACAAGCACACCCTGCGGCTGATCACGGGCAATATCGAGCTGTTGCTCAATTATTGCGACCGCTTTTACGACCGCCAGTTCTACACCCGGGCGATGGTCAGCAATGACGTCGTACAGCACTTCGAGCGCCTGTTGAACGGGTACTTTGAAGATACGCTGATCGACAAGGGATTACCCACGGTGAAATACTTCGCCTCGGAGCTCAGCCTGTCGCCCAATTACCTGTCCGATCTTCTCAACCGTTTTACGGGCAAAACCACACAAGAGCATATTCATTTGAGGATGATCGATAAGGCCAAGTCGCTGCTGTGGGGAACGGAACGTTCCATCAGCGAAATTGCGTATGAGCTGGGTTTCGAGCATCCTTCGCATTTTACCAAAATATTCAAAACCAAAACCGGCAAATCCCCCAGTGCGTTCAGGAACCTGAATTGA
- a CDS encoding SDR family oxidoreductase has translation MTKTVLITGASSGFGKDAVRLFQRNGWNVIASMRSPEKETELGGLENVLLVRLDVTDSTTIRNAVEQGITRFGGIDVLVNNAGYGSLGVLEAAPAEVVRRQFDVNVFGVIETIKAVLPHMRAAGSGVIVNVSSMGGRIAFPFSTLYHATKYAVEGLSESLQFELEPLGIRVKIVEPGGYKTDFSGRSLATFGAGDLLDYRPAYDAFSGKVDNWPMSDRVWEVAEAIFEAASDGSHLLRYPVGADAVQLLQARKEMDDQAIRNLIASHI, from the coding sequence ATGACAAAGACAGTATTGATAACAGGCGCTTCTTCGGGATTTGGGAAGGATGCTGTGCGGCTATTTCAACGGAATGGGTGGAATGTGATTGCTTCGATGCGGTCGCCGGAAAAGGAAACCGAGCTGGGCGGGCTCGAAAACGTCCTGCTGGTGCGACTGGATGTGACAGATAGCACAACTATCCGGAATGCCGTAGAACAGGGCATTACCCGGTTTGGCGGTATCGATGTGCTGGTCAACAACGCGGGTTATGGCTCACTGGGCGTGCTGGAAGCGGCACCCGCGGAGGTGGTGCGCCGGCAGTTCGACGTCAATGTTTTCGGAGTGATCGAGACGATTAAAGCCGTATTGCCGCATATGCGCGCGGCGGGAAGCGGGGTGATTGTCAACGTGTCGTCCATGGGCGGCCGGATCGCCTTTCCGTTTTCTACGCTCTACCATGCCACCAAATATGCCGTGGAAGGGCTCTCGGAATCGCTGCAGTTCGAGCTCGAACCGCTGGGCATTCGGGTGAAGATCGTGGAGCCCGGTGGTTATAAGACCGATTTCTCCGGCCGCTCCCTGGCAACTTTTGGAGCCGGTGATTTGTTGGATTACCGGCCTGCCTACGACGCCTTTTCGGGAAAAGTCGATAACTGGCCGATGTCGGACCGTGTGTGGGAAGTGGCCGAAGCCATTTTCGAGGCGGCATCGGACGGCTCGCACCTGTTGCGCTACCCCGTAGGCGCCGACGCAGTTCAGTTGTTACAGGCAAGAAAGGAAATGGACGATCAGGCCATCAGGAACCTGATCGCCAGTCATATTTAA
- a CDS encoding DUF4142 domain-containing protein: protein MASVAVVANQIDINYAEIAAKKSKNAEVLKFAETMKRDHSGVIEQAVALTKKLGVTPKDNDVSKGLLADAAKTRKTLNGKSGKEFDKAYIDNEVAYHKAVIDAVENLLIPETDNAELKKLLQNVLPALKAHLGHAEMVQKNYK, encoded by the coding sequence GTGGCGTCGGTAGCGGTTGTAGCAAACCAGATCGACATTAATTATGCGGAAATCGCTGCGAAAAAGTCGAAAAATGCCGAAGTGCTGAAGTTCGCGGAGACCATGAAGCGGGACCACTCCGGCGTGATCGAACAGGCCGTAGCCCTGACAAAAAAACTCGGCGTGACGCCCAAGGATAACGACGTCAGCAAAGGCTTGCTGGCCGACGCCGCCAAGACCCGGAAGACACTTAACGGAAAGTCAGGCAAGGAGTTCGACAAAGCGTATATCGACAACGAAGTGGCTTATCACAAGGCGGTTATCGATGCAGTTGAAAATCTGCTGATCCCTGAGACAGACAACGCTGAGCTGAAAAAGCTCCTGCAGAACGTATTGCCTGCTTTAAAGGCGCATTTGGGACATGCGGAAATGGTCCAGAAAAATTACAAATAA
- a CDS encoding plastocyanin/azurin family copper-binding protein, whose translation MTRSQVAGLAILLLATGPIAAGRMDIAPAESTSPVARNHVVEIKQMAFSPAHISVQKGDRITFVNHDIVVHDITEANKAWRSSPLPVGKSWSLTVRQNADYYCSIHPVMKGKITVK comes from the coding sequence ATGACCAGATCGCAAGTTGCGGGCCTGGCGATCCTGTTACTGGCGACAGGCCCCATCGCGGCAGGCCGGATGGATATCGCGCCAGCGGAAAGCACTTCGCCCGTTGCCCGGAACCACGTAGTTGAAATTAAGCAAATGGCATTTAGCCCCGCCCATATTTCGGTGCAAAAAGGGGACCGGATCACCTTCGTCAATCACGATATTGTCGTTCACGACATTACCGAGGCAAACAAAGCCTGGCGATCGTCCCCGTTGCCGGTCGGGAAATCGTGGTCTTTAACTGTCAGGCAGAACGCGGATTATTATTGCTCGATACATCCGGTGATGAAAGGAAAGATTACCGTAAAATAA
- a CDS encoding RNA polymerase sigma factor: protein MAYSDQIAPVSVSDEEIIIRILQGEKNLYEILIRKFNLRLFRICMSILNDDMEAEDVMQTTYLNAYLQLPNFQGKSSFGTWLTRIAINECLLHRKQKIRSDQFLAMHANHEHHGETPLKGLMNEELKVVLEKAVSNLPEKYRLVFVMREVQEMSVRETMEVLDLAESNVKVRLNRAKEMLRAELSNYYKPSQLFDFNLVRCDRIVKAVLGKIQEY from the coding sequence ATGGCATATTCCGATCAGATCGCGCCGGTTTCTGTTTCCGATGAAGAAATCATCATAAGGATATTGCAGGGAGAAAAGAATCTCTATGAAATTCTCATACGTAAGTTTAATCTCCGGCTGTTTCGGATTTGCATGTCCATCCTGAACGACGACATGGAAGCGGAAGATGTAATGCAAACCACCTATTTAAACGCCTATCTTCAGTTGCCGAATTTCCAGGGCAAATCCAGCTTCGGCACCTGGCTTACGAGGATCGCGATCAACGAATGTCTTTTACACCGAAAGCAAAAGATAAGATCCGACCAATTCCTGGCCATGCACGCTAACCATGAACATCACGGCGAAACGCCATTAAAAGGACTTATGAACGAGGAATTAAAAGTCGTACTGGAAAAGGCGGTCTCCAACCTTCCGGAAAAATACAGGCTTGTATTTGTCATGCGGGAAGTCCAGGAAATGAGTGTCCGCGAAACCATGGAGGTGCTCGATCTGGCCGAATCCAATGTCAAAGTCCGCCTGAACAGGGCTAAGGAAATGTTACGCGCCGAGCTGAGTAATTACTATAAACCCAGCCAGTTGTTCGATTTCAATCTGGTCCGCTGTGACAGAATCGTGAAGGCGGTCCTTGGCAAAATTCAGGAATACTGA
- a CDS encoding choice-of-anchor Q domain-containing protein has protein sequence MMSGLGGPVVVANCTFQGNAGSEFVGGGLLNVQAPLTVANTIIWGNESAGVGNSPEASIYSMGDQLPVITNSLVANWGGSDNWDDLRGVDGGGNIDTDPGFASIAPADANFLHLTNSSPARNTGSDNAYTTAGGNLNSDRDLAGNPRSFGPSIDMGAFENQHAEAVIQVLYVDAAGGNDNNDGASWGTAFKTLSHALTLANADTRVDTILVAKGTYYPTGIASGTNRESAFHIDRGGIKIFGGYDAGTGQRNLAVNRTILSGAIGDAGSATDNSYHVMVIAGIPADADSIEVDGFVITDSYTDGGGSTRYNGIDLPQNYGGGIFSRRNGIGSKLRFANLIIRNNYANYAAGMYNDEQSSPLVVNCQITGNAAEYTGGGIYNRNGSSPRIINCTIAGNDADDGAGIFNNVNASPVIHNTIVYGNRSGISNEGGSSPVLAYSLIEDQPVGPGNIPGTVNPGFVAPVGYDLAPGNGGDYRLQACSPAVNKGNNALFAGNAAHDSDGNIRTAHLLVDLGAFEYQGTLPTAADALAKNGDQSTRTVIRVTDFWANDEACRLVARLEPAGNTPLSGSVTARVDIDAEVAFHKGSPYVQRHYLFNGPAGGSARMTLYFTQEEFDRFSEQLPSGPLPANASDAANKSNLRVFRYAGTAGSKPVDFHGAPSVIDPDDGNILWDEAKQRWEVSFNVDGFSGFFIGSVASPLPVKLVSFGGSVGAESAVTLDWRVVEQEHIEAYHIQYSTNGRDFHHAGTVAATQAAETSYMFRHHPPLGSAVLYYRLLISEWNGSQSYSKIIDLKIPDHRPAIVYPNPADQGFRIKRPRAAGTTATLVDQFGSHLKTWKFRSDEEYVDIRALQSGIYFIMFGDGLSLRVFKK, from the coding sequence ATGATGAGCGGGTTGGGCGGGCCCGTTGTTGTAGCCAACTGCACATTCCAGGGCAATGCCGGTAGCGAGTTTGTCGGCGGAGGCTTGTTGAATGTGCAGGCCCCGCTTACAGTAGCCAATACAATCATTTGGGGCAATGAGTCGGCCGGGGTCGGCAATAGTCCCGAAGCATCCATTTACAGTATGGGGGATCAATTGCCGGTTATTACAAACAGCCTGGTGGCCAACTGGGGCGGAAGCGATAACTGGGACGACCTCAGAGGTGTGGATGGCGGTGGTAACATCGATACCGACCCCGGGTTCGCATCTATCGCCCCGGCAGACGCCAATTTTCTGCATCTGACCAATTCAAGTCCCGCCCGCAATACCGGAAGCGATAATGCTTACACCACGGCAGGGGGCAATCTGAATAGCGACCGGGATTTGGCTGGCAACCCGCGTTCGTTCGGCCCGTCCATCGACATGGGTGCTTTTGAAAATCAACATGCGGAAGCCGTCATTCAGGTTTTGTATGTGGATGCAGCGGGAGGGAACGATAATAACGATGGCGCCTCCTGGGGAACAGCATTCAAAACTTTGTCCCATGCATTAACCCTCGCGAACGCCGATACCCGTGTCGATACGATTTTGGTCGCAAAAGGCACCTATTATCCGACCGGCATTGCTTCGGGTACAAACCGGGAAAGTGCTTTCCATATCGATCGCGGGGGCATTAAGATCTTTGGCGGATACGACGCCGGTACGGGCCAACGAAACCTGGCGGTCAACCGCACGATCCTGAGCGGGGCAATAGGCGACGCAGGTTCGGCGACCGACAACAGTTATCATGTAATGGTGATCGCGGGAATTCCTGCCGATGCGGACAGTATCGAGGTCGATGGGTTTGTGATCACGGACAGCTATACTGACGGCGGAGGCAGCACCAGGTACAACGGCATCGACCTGCCGCAGAACTACGGAGGCGGCATTTTTAGCAGACGAAATGGCATAGGCTCAAAACTCCGGTTTGCCAATCTCATCATCCGGAATAATTATGCGAACTACGCCGCGGGGATGTACAACGACGAGCAGTCGTCGCCTTTGGTGGTTAACTGCCAGATCACCGGTAACGCCGCCGAATATACTGGTGGCGGTATTTACAACAGAAACGGATCTTCGCCCCGGATCATTAACTGTACGATCGCCGGGAATGACGCCGATGATGGGGCGGGGATATTCAATAATGTCAATGCTTCGCCGGTCATTCATAATACCATCGTTTACGGCAACCGCTCGGGCATCAGCAACGAAGGCGGTAGTAGTCCCGTGCTGGCTTACAGCCTGATCGAGGACCAGCCGGTCGGACCGGGTAATATTCCGGGAACTGTTAACCCTGGCTTTGTGGCCCCGGTGGGATATGACCTCGCGCCCGGCAATGGCGGCGATTATCGTTTGCAAGCATGTAGCCCGGCGGTGAACAAGGGCAACAATGCGTTATTTGCCGGAAATGCCGCACACGACTCGGACGGTAACATCCGAACGGCGCATCTGCTCGTCGATTTGGGGGCATTCGAATACCAGGGAACGCTTCCGACAGCGGCCGATGCTTTGGCAAAAAATGGCGACCAAAGCACCAGGACGGTCATCAGGGTCACCGACTTTTGGGCTAACGACGAAGCCTGCCGGCTGGTTGCACGGCTGGAACCCGCCGGAAACACTCCGTTGTCGGGCAGCGTGACGGCCCGGGTAGACATCGATGCAGAAGTGGCTTTCCACAAGGGCTCTCCCTACGTCCAGCGACATTACCTTTTCAATGGTCCTGCAGGCGGGTCAGCCCGGATGACACTCTATTTTACACAAGAAGAGTTTGATCGTTTCAGTGAACAACTTCCTTCCGGTCCGCTTCCCGCTAACGCCTCCGATGCGGCCAACAAAAGTAACCTCCGCGTGTTCCGATATGCGGGCACGGCAGGAAGCAAGCCGGTCGATTTTCACGGCGCTCCGTCGGTAATCGACCCGGACGATGGCAATATCCTCTGGGACGAGGCGAAGCAACGCTGGGAAGTTAGTTTCAACGTCGACGGTTTCAGCGGTTTCTTCATCGGTTCGGTAGCAAGCCCGCTACCTGTGAAGCTGGTATCGTTTGGCGGGTCGGTAGGAGCGGAAAGTGCCGTCACATTGGACTGGCGGGTCGTGGAGCAGGAGCATATCGAGGCCTATCACATTCAGTACAGTACCAACGGGCGGGATTTTCATCACGCGGGAACGGTGGCGGCTACCCAGGCAGCCGAAACCAGTTACATGTTCCGTCATCACCCGCCGCTGGGCAGTGCTGTGCTTTACTACCGTTTGCTAATCTCGGAATGGAACGGCTCTCAAAGTTACAGCAAGATCATCGACCTGAAAATACCGGATCACAGGCCTGCAATTGTATATCCTAATCCGGCTGATCAGGGCTTCCGGATCAAAAGACCGCGAGCGGCGGGTACCACCGCGACGCTGGTTGACCAATTCGGGTCACATCTGAAAACATGGAAATTCAGGTCCGACGAAGAATACGTGGATATTCGAGCGCTTCAATCCGGTATTTATTTTATCATGTTCGGTGATGGCCTATCGTTGAGGGTATTCAAAAAGTAG
- a CDS encoding right-handed parallel beta-helix repeat-containing protein — MEKLLQIISMGRDGFVTGRRALWTIFLYCQGIIFLHTTVLGQEISPGANNILYVDIHVNTGASGYTGAGDSWANAVPQLADALRWARAEYAGGDHGWSSGNPLRIFVAKGKYLPAYHIDDRFYTTDGGKNNGFVMVRDVQLYGGFDPAAGIADLDDARILPNVASPGLGTVLNGDLSGNDSPDNFENHAENVHHVVVAGGIVGTGIIDGFTISGGNADETMEDPLAVNGQFVIASAGGGMYLANSSPSVKNSLFYRNTGGMSGGAMIFGSASEPTFTGCTFHSNAAETGAGAGNYTAGPLFNDCVFSGNTALSFGGGVANMQSNSSFTDCRFTGNTADAGGGMSNQGSNPTITNTTFIENTARNGGGMFNGGGLITLNGCGFSGNSVEADGGGLFNGETQVFFSKCIFEGNRADQRGGAMRNDRATVTIRQSRIMANNSPQGGGIINESCPSVLIVNSIVSGNTAQMGGRHDERVGRARCCSQLHIPGQCR; from the coding sequence ATGGAAAAACTTCTACAAATTATATCGATGGGCCGCGATGGTTTCGTTACCGGTCGCCGGGCCTTATGGACAATTTTCCTGTATTGTCAGGGAATTATATTTCTTCATACCACTGTATTAGGGCAGGAGATTTCCCCCGGCGCGAACAACATTCTGTATGTCGATATCCATGTGAATACCGGGGCCAGCGGCTACACCGGTGCCGGGGATTCCTGGGCCAATGCGGTCCCTCAGCTCGCAGATGCCCTCCGGTGGGCCAGAGCGGAATATGCCGGCGGCGACCACGGATGGAGCAGCGGGAACCCGCTTCGTATTTTCGTCGCGAAAGGAAAATATTTGCCCGCCTATCACATAGACGACCGGTTTTACACCACCGACGGCGGCAAAAACAATGGCTTCGTCATGGTACGCGACGTGCAGCTTTACGGCGGGTTCGATCCGGCGGCTGGGATTGCAGACCTCGATGATGCGCGTATACTTCCCAATGTCGCTTCGCCGGGCCTCGGTACGGTATTGAACGGTGATTTGTCAGGAAATGACAGTCCCGACAATTTCGAAAATCATGCGGAAAACGTACACCATGTGGTTGTGGCGGGAGGGATAGTCGGAACGGGCATTATCGATGGCTTTACGATTTCCGGCGGCAATGCCGACGAAACCATGGAGGACCCGCTGGCAGTGAACGGGCAGTTTGTCATCGCGTCGGCGGGCGGCGGAATGTATTTGGCTAACTCGTCGCCGTCGGTAAAAAATAGCCTGTTTTACCGGAACACGGGAGGTATGAGTGGAGGGGCGATGATTTTCGGCTCAGCTTCGGAGCCGACGTTCACAGGTTGTACGTTCCATTCAAATGCGGCTGAAACCGGTGCGGGCGCGGGCAATTATACCGCGGGCCCGCTATTCAACGACTGTGTGTTTTCGGGTAATACCGCATTATCCTTTGGGGGAGGCGTTGCCAACATGCAGTCCAATTCCTCCTTTACCGATTGCAGGTTCACAGGTAATACGGCCGATGCAGGGGGCGGAATGTCGAACCAGGGAAGTAATCCGACCATCACCAATACTACCTTCATCGAAAACACTGCCCGGAATGGCGGCGGCATGTTCAATGGCGGAGGATTGATCACACTGAACGGGTGTGGTTTTTCAGGAAATTCTGTCGAGGCGGATGGTGGCGGGTTGTTCAATGGGGAGACTCAGGTATTTTTTTCAAAATGTATTTTCGAGGGAAACAGGGCAGATCAGCGGGGAGGCGCTATGCGAAACGATCGCGCTACGGTGACGATCAGGCAAAGCCGGATCATGGCGAACAATTCTCCGCAAGGTGGCGGAATCATCAACGAATCGTGCCCCTCTGTCCTGATCGTCAATAGCATCGTGTCGGGCAACACGGCACAAATGGGGGGGAGGCATGATGAGCGGGTTGGGCGGGCCCGTTGTTGTAGCCAACTGCACATTCCAGGGCAATGCCGGTAG
- a CDS encoding response regulator transcription factor, translating into MIRLGIIEDDDEIRNMLGHYLGNQPGISVLLSAPSVESFFEHWHETIYLDIVLSDIGLPGESGIRGIPRIKRRAPKCGVMMLTVYDDASRIFQALCNGATGYLLKQTPLSQIKEAVASLYEGGAPMSPGIARKVVEYFNPKNAGQLSENLTPRESQIVMAIEEGLTNKEVAVRMGISLETVKYHIKNIYEKLQVNSRHALISRKYK; encoded by the coding sequence ATGATACGATTGGGCATTATTGAAGACGACGACGAGATCAGGAATATGCTGGGGCATTATCTCGGAAACCAGCCGGGTATTTCCGTTTTGTTATCGGCTCCATCGGTAGAGTCGTTTTTTGAACATTGGCATGAGACGATCTACCTGGATATTGTCTTGTCCGATATCGGCTTGCCGGGCGAGTCGGGTATCAGGGGTATTCCGCGTATCAAACGGCGGGCGCCCAAATGCGGCGTGATGATGCTCACGGTTTACGACGATGCCAGCCGGATCTTCCAGGCATTATGCAATGGTGCAACCGGCTATCTATTGAAACAAACTCCATTATCGCAGATTAAAGAAGCGGTAGCCTCGCTGTACGAAGGCGGTGCGCCGATGTCTCCCGGAATAGCCCGCAAGGTGGTCGAGTATTTCAATCCCAAAAATGCAGGTCAACTGTCCGAAAATCTGACACCCCGCGAGTCCCAGATCGTCATGGCGATTGAAGAGGGCCTGACCAACAAGGAAGTGGCCGTTCGAATGGGCATTTCCCTGGAAACCGTTAAATACCACATCAAAAACATTTACGAAAAACTTCAGGTAAACAGCCGCCACGCGCTCATTAGCCGGAAATACAAATAA
- a CDS encoding cold-shock protein has product MNRGTVKFFNDTKGFGFIAPENGGDDIFVHTTGLNDDIRENDSVSYEVEEGRKGLNAVNVTII; this is encoded by the coding sequence ATGAATAGAGGAACAGTTAAGTTTTTTAATGACACCAAAGGGTTTGGTTTCATTGCTCCGGAAAATGGCGGAGATGACATTTTTGTACACACCACTGGTCTTAATGATGATATCCGTGAGAATGACAGTGTGTCTTACGAAGTAGAAGAAGGTAGAAAAGGCCTGAACGCAGTTAATGTAACTATTATCTAA
- a CDS encoding lysophospholipid acyltransferase family protein, giving the protein MKSNIPQYPRSLWRTVTPLLTDLPAALWSKALLCLTSLLSILLSLLLRFVLRYRKTVIRQNLTSSFPTKSAGEIRKLTSAYYRHMSDLLLEPFLFYLAPERLRKRLAKYINPEILELLHADQRPVIVFASHYGNWEYLINLPQVTHYPVYTAYSPIKNGLLDRMMIRLRSFLGVKLIPKKGFYRQALSLLRQTAVPNLLVVIADQRPAPGSDKFHISFLDQDTAVQTGGERMAASSQAAVVYVESQKRSRFSYEFTFRLMERSDRSTPLSITKSYYHFLENSISRAPSYWLWSHNRWKIPAAAAIHSS; this is encoded by the coding sequence ATGAAATCCAATATCCCGCAATACCCGAGATCGTTATGGCGAACAGTAACGCCGCTATTAACAGATCTGCCAGCAGCGCTTTGGAGTAAAGCGCTGCTTTGCCTGACGTCGCTCCTTTCTATTTTACTTTCCTTATTGCTTCGGTTTGTACTGCGGTACCGGAAAACGGTGATACGTCAAAACCTGACAAGTTCTTTCCCCACCAAATCCGCCGGGGAGATCCGCAAGCTGACGAGCGCATATTACCGCCATATGAGTGATCTTTTGCTCGAACCTTTTTTGTTTTACCTGGCGCCCGAAAGGCTTAGAAAGCGCCTGGCTAAGTATATCAATCCAGAAATTTTGGAGTTGCTCCATGCAGACCAACGACCGGTAATAGTCTTCGCGTCGCATTACGGAAACTGGGAATACCTGATTAATCTTCCGCAAGTGACGCACTATCCGGTTTATACAGCCTACTCGCCGATCAAGAATGGTTTGCTCGACAGGATGATGATCAGGTTGCGTTCGTTCCTGGGGGTCAAACTTATTCCCAAGAAGGGATTTTACCGGCAAGCGTTGTCGCTGTTGCGCCAAACTGCTGTCCCTAATTTACTGGTGGTCATCGCGGATCAGCGGCCTGCGCCTGGCAGCGACAAATTTCATATTTCATTTCTGGACCAGGATACTGCCGTTCAAACGGGCGGAGAACGGATGGCGGCTTCATCGCAGGCGGCAGTCGTGTACGTTGAATCTCAAAAAAGGTCTCGTTTCAGCTACGAGTTCACATTCCGGCTGATGGAGCGCTCTGACCGGTCAACGCCCCTGAGCATTACAAAATCCTACTATCATTTTCTCGAAAATAGCATCAGCCGCGCGCCATCTTACTGGCTATGGTCACATAACCGGTGGAAAATTCCGGCGGCGGCTGCTATCCACTCATCTTAA